A part of Lacinutrix sp. 5H-3-7-4 genomic DNA contains:
- a CDS encoding aldehyde dehydrogenase: protein MENIKNYINGTFSSPVNNNWMDNYNPSNGEVYGKIPESSKEDVDLAYKAAKSAFKQWSQTTLEERSRILIKISELLEANLQRFAEAESKDNGKPVSLAKAVDIPRAASNFRFFGNAITQFASESHESIGQQAVNYTLRQPIGVVACISPWNLPLYLFTWKIAPAIAAGNCVVAKPSEVTPMTAYLLGEICNEAGLPKGVLNIIHGLGGTTGQAIIEHQDIKAISFTGGTATGAHIARVAAPMFKKLSLELGGKNPNIIFADCDYQEMLNTTVRSSFANQGQICLCGSRIFVEEKIYQQFKTDFVTKVKALKVGHPAKQATNIGALVSKPHLEKVKEYIEIAKTENGTILCGGNEVKVEGYENGYYLEPTVIEVPNDECRVNQEEIFGPVVTIMPFKTEDEVLLMANKVKYGLSATLWTNNLKRTMRMSNQLQAGIVWVNTWMMRDLRTPFGGIKASGVGREGGFEALRFFTEAKNVCIKY from the coding sequence ATGGAAAACATTAAAAACTACATAAACGGAACGTTCTCATCACCAGTTAATAATAATTGGATGGATAATTATAATCCTTCTAATGGCGAAGTGTATGGGAAAATTCCAGAGTCATCAAAAGAAGATGTAGATTTGGCATACAAAGCAGCAAAATCTGCATTTAAACAATGGTCACAAACCACATTAGAAGAACGTAGTAGAATACTCATTAAAATTTCAGAATTACTAGAAGCAAACTTGCAACGCTTTGCAGAAGCAGAAAGTAAAGATAATGGGAAACCTGTAAGTTTAGCAAAAGCGGTAGATATACCAAGAGCAGCAAGTAATTTTCGTTTTTTTGGTAATGCAATTACTCAATTTGCAAGCGAAAGTCATGAAAGCATTGGGCAACAAGCAGTAAATTATACTTTAAGACAACCCATAGGCGTTGTTGCTTGTATTTCACCTTGGAACTTGCCATTATATTTATTCACCTGGAAAATTGCTCCAGCAATAGCAGCAGGAAATTGTGTAGTAGCAAAACCAAGTGAAGTCACACCAATGACTGCTTATTTATTAGGTGAAATTTGTAATGAAGCTGGTTTACCTAAAGGTGTTTTAAATATTATTCATGGTTTAGGCGGTACAACAGGTCAGGCAATTATTGAACATCAAGATATTAAAGCAATATCATTTACAGGAGGTACAGCAACAGGAGCACATATAGCAAGAGTAGCAGCACCAATGTTTAAAAAACTCTCTTTAGAATTAGGCGGAAAAAACCCAAATATCATTTTTGCAGATTGTGATTACCAAGAGATGTTAAATACAACCGTACGCTCTTCATTCGCAAACCAAGGACAAATTTGTTTGTGCGGAAGTCGCATTTTTGTAGAAGAAAAAATATACCAACAGTTTAAAACCGATTTTGTAACAAAAGTAAAAGCGCTAAAAGTTGGTCATCCAGCAAAACAAGCAACAAATATTGGAGCTTTAGTTTCAAAACCACATCTTGAAAAAGTTAAAGAGTATATTGAAATCGCTAAAACTGAAAACGGAACAATACTTTGCGGAGGCAATGAAGTTAAAGTTGAAGGTTATGAAAACGGCTATTATTTAGAACCAACAGTAATAGAAGTACCAAATGATGAATGTCGCGTAAACCAAGAAGAAATTTTTGGACCAGTAGTTACAATAATGCCATTTAAAACCGAAGATGAAGTATTATTAATGGCAAACAAAGTAAAATACGGTTTATCTGCTACACTTTGGACAAATAATTTAAAACGTACTATGCGAATGAGTAACCAATTACAAGCAGGAATTGTTTGGGTAAATACCTGGATGATGCGAGATTTACGCACACCTTTTGGTGGAATAAAAGCTTCTGGTGTAGGTCGTGAAGGTGGCTTTGAAGCACTTCGCTTTTTTACTGAAGCTAAGAATGTTTGTATTAAGTATTAA
- a CDS encoding GIY-YIG nuclease family protein has protein sequence MKTYYVYILKCSDGLTYTGIKNNISRRFEEHQNGLNKTCFTYKKRPLILIFQQEFNNVEQAIYFEKKIKKWSAKKKFALANGDYNLLQILAECRNATHSNFKPKS, from the coding sequence ATGAAAACGTATTATGTTTACATATTGAAATGTTCAGATGGGTTAACTTATACTGGAATAAAAAATAACATATCTAGACGATTTGAAGAACACCAAAATGGATTAAACAAAACCTGTTTTACATATAAAAAAAGGCCTTTAATATTGATATTTCAACAAGAGTTTAACAATGTAGAACAAGCAATATATTTTGAAAAGAAAATAAAAAAATGGAGTGCAAAAAAGAAATTTGCTTTAGCTAATGGAGATTATAATTTGTTGCAAATTTTAGCCGAATGTAGAAATGCAACACATTCTAATTTTAAACCGAAAAGTTAA
- a CDS encoding SDR family oxidoreductase, with protein MNLNLNNKYALVCGSTAGIGKATAIALAEEGVQVTLIARNEDKLKKTLSELPTHRNHNYIVADFSNPMELKTKVTEYISNNHGFHILVNNTGGPKGGPVFSAEVDEFENAFTQHLKCNHVLAQSVVPFMKQEEYGRIVNVISTSVKQPLDGLGVSNTIRGAVANWSKTLANELGQFGITVNNVLPGATGTDRLAEIIKNKSTKSGKTEEESANAMKSAVPAKRFAKPEELADAITFLASERAGYINGINLPVDGGRTKSL; from the coding sequence ATGAATCTAAACTTAAATAACAAATACGCACTAGTTTGCGGTAGTACAGCAGGAATAGGAAAAGCAACAGCAATTGCTCTAGCAGAAGAAGGTGTTCAAGTAACACTTATTGCTAGAAATGAAGATAAATTAAAAAAGACTTTATCTGAGTTACCAACACATAGAAATCACAACTACATAGTTGCAGACTTTTCAAATCCTATGGAATTGAAAACAAAAGTAACAGAGTATATTTCTAATAATCATGGCTTTCATATTTTGGTGAATAATACTGGCGGACCAAAAGGCGGACCTGTTTTTTCGGCAGAAGTAGACGAATTTGAAAATGCATTTACACAACACTTAAAATGTAACCATGTACTAGCTCAAAGTGTTGTCCCTTTTATGAAACAGGAAGAATATGGCAGAATTGTAAATGTAATTTCAACATCTGTAAAACAACCACTAGATGGTTTAGGAGTAAGTAATACTATTCGTGGAGCAGTTGCAAACTGGAGTAAAACGTTAGCAAATGAGCTTGGACAATTTGGTATCACTGTTAATAACGTATTACCAGGTGCAACAGGAACAGATCGTTTAGCAGAAATTATAAAAAATAAATCAACAAAATCTGGAAAAACAGAAGAAGAATCTGCAAATGCAATGAAGAGTGCTGTACCAGCAAAACGCTTTGCTAAACCAGAAGAATTAGCAGATGCCATTACATT